GCTTCCAAGttccataacttttttttttgctctatttggggggtcgggtcaaaacgacatgaagcacggtgcagttgcgtaagcggcggcgcttgaagcggtgcggtggagacagcggttggaatcggatgcgtggcggtagcgaggatcccaaCATGATCCCAACCGCAACGCTCCATTgcgccgcttccagcgcagctgcttacgcaactgtccgtgctttacgtcgttctgatccgactatataCATACTGTGGCCATATTTCTACACTTTTCATTTCGTCTAAGGGTAGAGGCGAAACGGAGACCTATTTAAATTCTACTCTACTCTCCTggtatttattctattctaatcTATTCCTTTCTGTTCTATCTTCTATTATCGTGTTGGACTATCACTACACGTTTTAGGCGTCAAAATAAGTGCAGCGGaatgtggacgagttttcctgTCGTTGCGAACATGTATCGCCATTCTTTGATTTGAAATTACGAGGAATGtgcgaggggaaaaaaaactttatcaGTCGCTATTAATCTGTGAGATCGCTTCGAATTGTGATCGGTTGCCTTCCTCACGTCGTAACTCGACTAAAGATTGTTCGAGTGAGTTCAGTTGACCTAAGGGATTACTATGGGCAGTGATGTCTGATCAGATGACGATCTATTACAAGATCGTACTATCGCAGCAGTTTCAAAGAGCCACATTAAAGGAAGCGTATCATTTCACATATTGCGGAACCCCCAGCGAAAGCGTAAGTCCCGGTAGTTTGATAAATTGCAAAACTTAGCGTGGGTCCGGTCAACTTcactcaaaggcatcaccccacgaatttgaggtggtgcggatttcaggtggagtattcgtatacggggtcgtagattacatgcacaaggctggcgcgctccaatcgaactcgtcgtagaaaatagcgccccgaaatgctcgaagccgtagcttctcggccgttttttttacctcaattaagaagaaatggacggaatcactttcctccaaataatctacgaccctgtataggcataacccacttgaaatccataccacctcagattcgtggggtgatgcctttaagcaaaacGATAAGGTGGtaccgtttgaggtttatgaatgcaTTTGTGAGCTTCACAATAACTTGTGAAGGGGACTCGATGTGCTTCGTAAGTGTTGTTTTCCCACACAAGTCCTACACTAATTTATCGAtttcgaagggatgaaagttTGGTTGGTATtggggcgatttcgaaccatgcATTGGTCGCGGATTCACAGACGAGtcccttaccgactgcgctacacatcCTCGGAAAGAGCTAGAGTGCTGCATTGAAGTATTCGGATCATGTTATCCAGAAACACAATTATAagtatatattattattgtaatattaataaaatcgGTAATTCCAGCGAGTGAAACTGCGTACACCTTAAATACTTCCTCGATTCACATACATAGAGTAGATATGTAAGATTTGAACTCTTTGATAATCCTTGAACATTGAGGAACGATCGAAAATCCTCCTTATTCTACGAATTCCCGGAAAATCACAGCATTTGATGAGAAACGAACTCGTAGAGAAATGAGCACAAGGAAATCCtgaccgcacaccttcattcCTTAGGGCCCTTATCGTTAACAGCAACGAAGTGATCACACAGCCGTTATCAACCACAAGAagtgaatttcttttattgtatGTGAAAAATTCAACCATACGAGATAAATTTTACGAGAAATCACTGAGTTTGCTTGGGAAATGTTTAGGATCACACGGTTCATTGTCATATTTTTTCGATCACtgggaaattttcaataagGAGTTTTATCCATCTTTTTCGTCCACATCTCAAATGGTCGAAGGTAATCTTTCGCGGGTAGATGTTCCAATTTCCTGTAAGATTCGGTTTTGCGGATTTATTTatcttgggttttttttctagcaaggaaaaaacaacaaaaacatgtgCCACTCACCGGAATTGATCTGATTTTGGGTTTTTAAGGAAATCATAGAATGCTTTATCGTCGAAACCGATCGCTGCTGCCTGGAAAAAGACGTGATCCTTGCTAGGACATCATTAAAGGATTCTCTTGATGCTTGTTTGAAATCCCGAATTTTGCTTGTTTCAtgtacaaaaaacaaaaaaaaaatcaaaagagttaaataaaaaaaataaaataaaagttaaatgataaaaaataataaaaataaaataataaaatatgatagTGTTGCATCATATGTACAGGGAATTTCCCCTAAGGACCACAGCCCTTTTTTGCAGACTCCATTCTTATAATTAATTTCTGGTCACTTAAGCAATCTACAGATCCCGGTGCGATGGTGCAACACAGGTGTTCTCGCCTGTATTTTTGAATTACCCATAGCAATAATATGAGTACGGTAGCGAACCTtatacaattaattttttcttaaatttgattttcctCTTCCGGATCTTGTCAACGTCACCTTCcctgcatttttcttttgtttgaggaactaaggaaatttttaactttttcacATTAATTCTGTAATTAAATTTGATACATATCTGTTGTGATTTTTgcaggagaaatttttttttcagatctaacaaaaaaagaaatttcaagattAAAAATCTTAATatctacaaaagaaaattttgttctaaaaattccaaacCAGAAATCCATGATTGAAAGTCAAATTTTGAAGCGATctgtgaggtttttttttcagagagaaaatatactatataaataaataattaaaggaataaaaaaatgtattattGGTGAAAATGTGAGGGGCgtttaatagatttttttttatcgaggTACAACTATTCTGAACGAAACCAACTATAACTATTATACAGCTTTATTCTGGCTATtaggtttcgtttttttctccatgGGAGATTTTAGCTCACCTGTTCAGCTGACGCTCCATAATAAATCGCATCTAAACGTGCCCATAAACATGCGCCCATACACATTGGACAAGGATAACATGATGTGTACAAAGTGCAACCGGATAGGTTGAAGGTGCCTGTAAAGTTATGATTTcgctaaaggcatcaccccacgaatctgaggtggtgcagatttcaggtggagtatttgtatacgggatgggagactatgggtggtgattccgtccatttcttcctaattcccgtaaaaaacggcccgtgcagatgcggcgcgtgcacaagactggcgcgctccattcgaactccttgtggaaaatagcgcgccggaacgctcgaagccgtatcttccgggccgtttttttgtttgcggcaattagcaagaaatggacggaatcaccccctctccataatctacgatcccgtatacgaatacttcacctgaaatccgtaccacctcagattcgtgggataatGCTTTTAAATCATGATATTGTGATACTGTGTATATTACAGTacatatattattgtattaattACAGTGAATtatgtatattatttatataattattgtattatatttttattgtgcacattatttaacttttttaagtCATAAAATTTTGGTGATGATATATTATAGCACatgtattattgtattatatgtTCATTAgattatattacattaaaaGTTACGATATTATGatgatgatgtttttttttcttatattatttCTGTGCTTAATTTTTCTCACACATGATATGTGAGAAAAAGTGCAACCGGATAGATTGAAAGTGCCTGTAAAATTATAATCTcgttgaattttgaatttttttggttttcaagTCATAATATTGTGAtaatatatatctatataatataatacacatgttattatgttatttGTACATTATAATGTATTATGCATATTATTTGCATATTTATTAAATGATATTACTATTGTCTACATTACACTTATATGGTTGTCTATATTGTActacattattttatattatctaAGATAacatgaagatttttttcttatgttatTTTTACGCTTACAAATTCTAATTCTATAATACACCTAGAAATCATTAGAACAGAAAAAGTAGGGAAAGAAGATGCTCTAGCTACTTCTACGTTGCTGAAAGAagttttcattaaaattatttttttttacaacttgtAACAGAATTTTACGGCTAGCTAATCAGACTTTGGCTATTCATTTTGGGCTAAATTTGttacttcaaataaaaaaaaaacccaagtaCTTTTAGTCTATAGACTGCTATACATATCTAATAGTACAACTTACCGAGATTTTTGCACGCATATCGGATTGCGGTTACTTCAGCATGGGCAGTTGGATCATTGTTGACCAatacctgtaaaaaaaactgatttcttCACGTCATCAGGGTTTTTATGAAAGGTGTgttcataaattttcttttttcccgtcATGTCCCTACCACGATCTACTAAAAGCTACTAAAAATCGCTAAAAAATACGAGCAAAAAACCATCAACTACTAAAAACCACTTAATTGACTTCTAAAAACTCAAATACTCAGTTAAATTCGCTTATATGACACGAATTACACGAATTACGTTGAATCAAAACAATCTGAAGATTTATGCATTTGCGGTTGCGATCGGGCTGGGACAATCCTTCCGAGCTCCAGTCCGACTGTAGGGTGAGCATGGGTCCCACGGCGCAATCTTATTTGCACACGATTACACATTTGTATCAGCCTTTAGGTCATTTTGACCTTTAGGTCTGAAGTATCATGACCCTGAATGAGCTTTTTCTTCgtgatgttaaaaaaaaaaatttcaaagcgcTGGTCCCTGGCTAGCCTCATTCGGACTGCAGCAATGAGCTTCAGGTCGTCTGAAcgactttttctgttttttttttctgaagaaatcatTTCCAATCGATAACATGTGATCCCGTAATCGATCCCATTCCTACATCCGTAACCGCATCCGTCGGACCGATCTGTTGCGTACCATATATCTCAATTTCACGTGTTATTCAACACACTCTAGGAGGACTGCCGACCCGCctgtcagattttttttacaaagtcccccccaccaaaaaaaaattgacgtcGTTCATGTTCTTCGCATAAGAAGAAGTCAAAGAAGGGCAACTGTTGCACGCGAtcaggacaaatggaagtatttctGGCGCTCAGATGattatttggagaaaaaaaaatgagagtcAAGCCGATCAGTGTGATCTAAAACTTGACAAATGTGAatatatttcagtttttccaaagatttttCGTCTCCCCTATCCATGCTACGTTGAAAATGCTATTCTCGTTGTAAAAACGCCATTCTTTCACCCGTCACAGTCATTAATTTTCGATAATGACAGATTAGTCTACGAAACGtagcgaaaagaaaatctcaagGACATCTCAGTTGTCAGTAATCAATCTTTTTGCCGTcgggcgaaaaaaaagcgtgtgAAATGACTCCTATGTAGatttatttctgcaaaactaACTTATcatccctgaaaaaaagagtgcaaCCTCTCAGTGATAATTAACAAGACAAGATTTACGATGATTTTCGAATATAAAAATTCATTCccatattttaaaattaatttcaaatagtttatttttctcggaaaacaTTGTTAAAAACCTAATAAGACCTGAAAGAACTTTATTTGGGAACAACACACCTTATAACATGATTTTATATCCGTTTGAAAAGAATTAACTCCCTTTTAATGGGAATATATACGCAAACGTGTATGGGGCAAGTGTAGCGCAGCAGGCAAAAAGTTCTGCTGtgactgtacgatcgatcgtgggttcgaaaccgccccggtGCTAACCGGGTAAGTTGTGCTATTAGCTATGTAACTTTATAGTTCGTAAAAATTcataatattataattaatgtaaaaattcatagtattataattattagttattacACTATATTATacttaataattaattacattatattagaagtttatagtattttttaaagtataatttcatccctccgggggtcAATTAATCGTAACCAGATTTGTccgggaggacaaaaacactgacttgacccgtcgACCAGCCCCCGCAAGTGATTGTGTGGGCCAGTTACGCATTCGTAACCCTAAAaaccattctgaattgaagtgaacgcggtggcgcaggtcccaagcggattgatacatcagtgactttatccttttttatcctttattcatatattattgtttattattactaattaattaatttattgttatttaattattagggcgggtgtactgtagcggttagaggttcctcctcctgcacgatcgatcggaggttcgaattcgccctagtgctcactaagtctttcatccctcaggggtcgataaattggtaccagacttgtccgggaggataaaaacactgacttgacccgtcggctagcccccgcagtTATTGTAttggccagttacacattcctgaacctcaaacgatcccgaattgaagtgaacatggtggcGGGTCCCGAGCGGATTTCCTAACGCCGGagactttatccactttattctttatgtaCTACATATTTTCTAGCAAATCAAAGCAGTTTAGACGGGTCCCGTGTTGTGAACGATCAAAAGTGCTCGGTGGACTATCACTAACTACttggttcattttttccaagaattcgAGACACCAATGgacatttctggaatttttgtcATCCTTCTTGCTTCTTCAGctgctaagttttttttttctttgaatgtaGCTTCTCTCACTTCAATACTACAATCTTTCTGATTTCTGATTGATCCAAAGGATTTTTCGTtctcaaaagattttttttcgttgtttctaCTAATATTGATtgtatttctgaatttcttcttttttttggtgggcACAAGGAGAGGAGATGTGCAggaaaaagttcgaaaaatcTATTGAGTGttgtaataagaaaaatataccAGTTAAACTTACCATATTATGCCCTCTAGCCACAACTTTGCCATCTTTTATGATAACAGCACCGAATGGACCTCCATCACCTATTTTTACGCCTGTGCATGCCTCTTCAATTGCCGTATGCATGTGTTCATTTCCTGAAAAGACACTAATTTTGCCGAAATTTTtcgacagaagaaaaattggctctttttcttcgaaatactTTGAAACGTTGATGACAATCgggttttgtgaaaaattagaCATGAGGTGGCCGAGggctttttttcgttattgttACTATCATTAAAATtcgaaagataaaaaaatttaaataaagaaGACGAGATATACAGCTCCGCTTGAGTCTAATTTAATCATTCGAGAAgggaaattgacaaaaaatggaaatggtaGCAGTATAGCTAAATCAGATTAAAAACAACCGTAGTCCACATATGGACTACACGGTCCCACGCAGTCCCATGCTCCGAAAAAAGGTGTAGTCAACTTGTGTGGACTACATTATCGCGATCGTGGTAATTAACATCACgagcaataaaaatatagtgtttaaaagcaaaaaaaggtcTGGGGCGTTGTCATTTTTATTCGTGCGAAAATtgttatccaaaaaaaaatccagagataCGCAGCCACAGCCACCTCCTCTcaacaaggaaaattttcagattcACTTGTTTCTGTAAATAACTAGGATGACAATGTgcatatttctggatttattgATTCGTTTTCGTCACTATTTGCGTacttactcatttatttattaaatacaTCGAAAATACTGCGATAACGAGACACACATGCATCCATACctaacggaaaaaaagaaggtaacGAAGCATTTTCTCGTCACTCccgaagaaatttgaaattaagcGGATAATTTCAAGCGAGAGCATTATGgtgcaaaaaagaacaaaaggtagaaaaactgaaaattcatCTGTGAATTTCTGTTAGTCGTAAAATTCCCtgtatcaaaaaaaaggaaacatctTAAAAGGTTGAATGCAGTAAATGTGGTAAGAAACTCTATATGATATATCATAATAATACAGGTGTAAtaatatatagtataataCGGTAGACATATAATAAtcctaatataatatataataatccTAATACTGTCGTTATACCCAGCAGATCTAAAGAATtaggggaaaaaatccaatttttcccGGAAGAGAATTGCGGTATGTAgggttttgaattgaaaatagcATTGATTGAACTGACGCTGATAGtgaaaaaacatattttgtaGTGATATAAGGTATATAAATGCCAAACTTCATGTCTGaaagtccaaaaataaaataaaataataagtctaaataaataaagttataaaaaataattaatagaatgaaataaatggaaaaatgaacaataaatataagaaTACATGATCATCAACGATCAAATTTCTAGCATTAAATCTGAGATGGAGCCTCGTCGGAACGCAGAAACGTAAACATAACTAGTACTATACAGTGAAAGCTCACTGCGGGTGCAGTTTACTGTATGATACagtttgtaaaaataaaaaagacaatAAATTTGTAGAAGAATTTTGTTGCGAGCGGAGTGATATATACGTGCACACTGGAACGAGATCGTCATACTTTCGaataaatttcgaattttttcgaatttcgattGCGAAAtctaaattgattttcttgacgAACCATGGATATCTGCCACGTAAACGGCGTAAAAGTTCGAGCAAGTCTTCGTTATGAgattctcttctctctcttcAGGCCAACTaacaccttttttttgcattgttgCAAGAATATGGTTAAAATGTTCCGGAAAttcccatccatttcttttcaggatcCTCTTTGGCTCGCTTCCTCGAAACATTTGAGTGATGCATTCACGCACCACGTTATCGATCGTATTACCGATTTCGAAACcagaaaacgttttttttaacgcgaTATGATTTGAGTGTAGAGAGATCCCttgaaaatgtgatttttccacttttgtgACTTTTACTATGCAATAATCTCACTGCTTAACGTTCTTTAAAGATTTCGTTCCTGGAAAATCTCATCTCAAAAAACTAAAGTGACTCTGGATTGCGCGATCAAAGAACTACATCAATTTCCCCCAAAGTGCGGACCTCTCAAATATTTGCTCAGCGATTTCAGGCATTTCGACTGCTCACTGCTTGACTCTCCGCTACTTTGAACAAACTTTGGGAGAATGGAGTTTGAATAATTTCTCtaagaaaaatcattgaaattcATTGAATTGCGACGAAATTAAATGACTCACATAAAATTGTAGTCATGATTTGGTTTGTAGTGAACTACCAACCACTAAACGAAAGTTAGgcgtttggaaaaaaaatgcgagaaataataaaataataaataaaataataaataaaggaatatGTGTTTCATATGTGAATTACGTCTACAGCACGATGAAATTTTAAACAACAGTCATGCTTTgtcgattttcaaaaaaaaaatcgaaatatcgaaaaaatcTTCAGATTAAGAtaatcaacaattttttttttcatcaccaCTTGACGACGTTTGTTATTTTACGGTGATACATGTGCGTCATTTTGCCTAATTCTGCCATGAATAGCACGGCGGTACACGCGTCACGGTCATTAGGTTGAACATAATTGGCGGCAACCATAGCCActaaaaaatataatgtagaACATGCAAGTTCTATACGAATTGAAATGACTCTTTTAGAAAACATGATATGATATAGCATTAGGAgaaagagtttttcttctcgatctgcacaaaataaaaatttttaatattatatatatatatagagagAGCAGaattattgctttattttgtCCCATTATGAGTTTTGTGGGATATTGAGACATTTACAACCGATCCGGAAACAAAGACTTGCTCTCTCTTATCAATTCGTTATTTCACTACTTATCAATGCAGAAATAGTGCACTGATAAGAGAGTGCGAGGGAGGTGGGAGGAGGTCAAACTTAGATCTTCGggagaaaatttctagaaaagttATAGGAGTTTTGTCGTT
This window of the Necator americanus strain Aroian chromosome III, whole genome shotgun sequence genome carries:
- a CDS encoding hypothetical protein (NECATOR_CHRIII.G9213.T1) codes for the protein MPPTISYVFESSSLHCYFTSIMDAAGNEHMHTAIEEACTGVKIGDGGPFGAVIIKDGKVVARGHNMVLVNNDPTAHAEVTAIRYACKNLGTFNLSGCTLYTSCYPCPMCMGACLWARLDAIYYGASAEQAAAIGFDDKAFYDFLKNPKSDQFRKLEHLPAKDYLRPFEMWTKKMDKTPY
- a CDS encoding hypothetical protein (NECATOR_CHRIII.G9213.T2) encodes the protein MDAAGNEHMHTAIEEACTGVKIGDGGPFGAVIIKDGKVVARGHNMVLVNNDPTAHAEVTAIRYACKNLGTFNLSGCTLYTSCYPCPMCMGACLWARLDAIYYGASAEQAAAIGFDDKAFYDFLKNPKSDQFRKLEHLPAKDYLRPFEMWTKKMDKTPY